The Accipiter gentilis chromosome 4, bAccGen1.1, whole genome shotgun sequence region GACAGCTCTGATTAAAATTGTGTGGGTGTATTTTTCTTAACTTAAGATTTTGTAAAATACATTCTTAGCAATAGGTGCTGTTTCTATATATGTAGTACAAGCCAATGAATTCTTAGGCCCAAACTCATTTGAAGTCCTATTGCTCATGCTACTGCTTAGAAGTTATTTGTTTAGCCTCAAATAGAATCTAAAACCTTAGGTTTAGAATAATAATTTAGAATAAGTTAAGGGGTAGAGAAAGCTTTGACCTTTGTTATAGAATTTCATTTCTGGTCTCCTCCTCTGGTATGTTACACTTCAAAATCAGTGTGTTAGCAGTGCAgttgtgtgatgggttgaccctggctgaccaccaggtgcccaccaaagccgttctatcactcccccatcctcagctggacaggggagagaaaatataacaaaaggcttgcgggtcgagataaggacaggatagatcattcactattaccgtcatgggcaaaacagactcaatttgggaaaattaactcagtttattacaaatcaaccagagcaaggtaatgagaaataaaacaaaatctcagaacaccttcccaccacccctcccttcttcctgggcacaacttcactcccggatttcaccaccaagccccccagcagcacagggggacagggatggggtttatggtcatcgcacgttattttctgccgcttcacctcctcagggcgagggctgatcacactcttcccctgctccagcgtggggtcccacccacgggagacagtcctccacgaactcctccaatgtgggccattcccacgggctgcagttcttcacgaactgctccagcgtggatccattccacggtgtgcagtccttcaggagcacactgctccagcgtgggtcccccactgggtcacaagtcctgccagaaaacctgctccgtgggctcctctctccacagatctgcaggtcctgccaggaacctgctccagcgtggggttcccacggggtcacagcctccttcgggcacccacctgctccggtgtgaggtcctccacgggctacaggtggagatctgctccaccgtggacctccctggattgcagggggacagcctgcctcaccagggtcttcaccacaggctgcagggtaatcttcgctccggcgcctggagcatctcctccccctccttcttcactgacctcggtgtccgcagggctgtttctcttacatgttctcactcctctctccggctgccgttttcTGTCTgtcctagctttttttttttccttcttaaaaatgttatcacagaggcgttaccactatcactgattggcttggccttggccggcggcgggtccgtcttagagccggctggtgtgggctcgctctctctcgaacacaggggaagcttccagcagcttcttacagaagccacccctgtaaccccccccactaccaaaaccttgccagacaaaacccaTACAAGTTGATAGTGCCCCATGGAGTAGACTGTGCTTTTTCAAGCCTTGGCATCTTTTAGTGCAATGTAATAATCTTGGGGTATGGAATAGTCTTCAGATAACCTTCCTAGAAGCCTCATGTAAAATCAGATCCACTCTTGACTTGATTATAGATTGCAGTGAAATGTAGCAGGAAGAAATAACGAGATGTAGGTTGTTTCACAAAAAACACATGGGTTTTGGCTAATCCGAAGCATGGGGGCCTGGAGCACATTTCCCTCCCTTGTAGGAGTTCAGCTCAGGAGTTCAAGGTCAGTGTGCTGGTAAGAACTGTTACTAAGGAAGAGCTGCTAAGAAGCCTCTGTGGGTTCTCCCCTGTTTCACTTTGGAGCTGCTTTTAAGCCCAGGCTCTCCTAAGGGTTATTGACAGAATACTGTGCAtgttgtttttttgaaaataccagGTACTGTTTTCACATTTTAGCTGGGGAAATGCTAGTCATGTCATGTGTATTAGACTGGTTTCTCTAATCTATGTGTAGCTGatgactttttggttttttaatagctttccATTGAAATTGGAACagaagttaaaaaccaaaataaaatgttatcagAAATGGTAAGTATTTAGTCACTAACTTTCTTTAAATATGGGGCAGGATTAAGAAGTTAGTAATGTAAAGCATTCCTTCTTTTAGTATGaacatttgtattaaaatgttgACAGCTTATTGTTGACTGTGTGACTAATTCAGCAGCAATATTTCTGTTCAAAAAGATAGATGTGTAAAATGCATTACTTTCAAGGCACAAGCAAGGTCGTTATACTTCAGATATGACTATTTGTTTTCAATTAGAAAATGTATAGTATTATGAAAAAGGCAGTTCtatatttaattgtatttaaaaatagaagagggAAGCAAAAGGTAGCGAagtcagaaatgccttttttgcttatattttgcttgggggaaaaaagtatctCTGGGTAGATGGGTGAAAGTTTTTCCTGGCTAATTTTCAGAAACtgcctctgaaataattttagtgttggaaaatttgaaaaagcaggaaaaactaCACTTAGCAAGCTTTAGGGGTTCTTTTCTCAGAGTaacatgttttttgttgttttgtgtgttggtggtttttgttttttttaaatgtaggatAACGATTTTGACTCTACGGGTGGACTTCTAGGTGCAACTATGGGCAGACTGAGAACACTCTCCAGAGGAAGCCAGACAAAGCTGTTATGCTACATGATGCTctttgcattgtttgttttttttgtaatATACTGGATTATTAAACTGAGGTGATGCATGTTACCTTCGGTTTAAATTGTGTAATTTCAACTATAAACCAGTCTTAATGAAGACATTGATCTAAAGTGGCATATTCTGTTGATAAAACACAGTGAAATTGTTGTAAATTGCATTAACTATTAATGCGATGTTATATATAGTTTTCTTAATGTATCAGAATTTCTCCCATCATCCCCTGTTTTGGGGGGATTATTTGTAAATATGCAGAAACTTCTATCATAGTAGATTGCTTTTttaggggaaaataatttttctgaatggattaaaaaaaatacagaaaataatggtTGTTTGCATATGAAGTAATTACAGAATTACAAGgctttctctttcattctgcttttcattCTGGGCCATGCTCTAAATTAGAGCTCCTGTTCCAGGCATACAGTAATTTCTAGGTTGCAAAAGCATGAAGACTACTTGGATCTTCCTATATTGGTTTTATCTGTGGACTTCTAAAAGACTGGCCTGAAGCTAACTAATGTAATAGTGGTACCcccaaaaattatttttgtggatAGGTCTTATAGTGCATGTGTTTAAGTAGCTTAAACTGTGTATTTTGGGGAGAAGAAGTTACTtaaaactggattattttttttaatttgttagttAAATGTGACAAATCATCCTTACACATCTGCTCTTTTAAGCAAATGCCTTTGGTCATTGGGATCAACCAATATGGACACAgtacaaatgttttctttatatttaaagTATCTAAAACTTAATGATTCCATTGAATCACTAAACTTTCACTATTAGTATGTTTACTTTTCAATCTGTGATGATCCCTAAATTTACACTGCATGATGTCTGAAACATGAGATCAGatattttgaattttatattGAATTTATATTATGATTCACCTCTTGGAGGTGCTGTCAtattaaggtttttttatttttaagacttagCTTTGGCTCACCAGATAGTTTCTAATAGTTGAAGCTATTACATTGCAGAGTTTAACATTCAAAAAAATAAGTTTCCTAAATACTGGAGTTGTATCTACAATTTTTGAAAAACTTTTCTAGAAATACTGTGTAATGTGTTACCATTAATAACTAATTATGAACTGACAAATAAAGTGTCCTGTAGTACTCTAGCTAGTGCTGTTTGTATACATTCTTTTCTACTGTAGAATACCAGTGTATTTTTTTGAAATGGTGCTGCATTTAAGGGGCTCTACTTGTGCGGGGAGCactattaaaataagaaatggagAGGTATGCTACATTTCTTTCATGTTAGATTTCATATATAATGGAAATATGATGAGTAGATCACCTAatacagaacacacagaatatGTGAAAGTAATTAAAGCTCAACTATTTCTAGCCTATTTAATCTTTGCCTGTTAAAAGGTCTACAGTACTTCTACAAATAACATCTAAGTACTAACACCAGGATGATGCACTGTCTTTAGATGAGAATTGCTAGGCTTGTTAAACCAGTACAGTATTCCCAAAGCTGGTCAAGAGTATATAGCTTGCCATCCAAAATTGATGCATTTCTATAATTTTAATGAGACAGTGGAGTGCAAGGTACCTAACAAGTGAGATGATAATTACTGATATCTCCCCTGACAGTTGGATCATCTTTGAGAAGTACCTTTCTGGCTCTTAAACATggtatctgtcctggtttcagcggggatagagttaattgtcttcctagtagctggtacagtgctatgttttgagttcagtatgagaagaatgttggtaacacactgatgttttcagctgttgctaagaaagtaatgtttagtctaaagtcaaggatttttcagcttctgatgcccagccagagagaaagctagaggggcacaaagagttgggaggtgacacagccaggacagctgacccaaagtggccaatggggtattccataccataggacatcatgcccagtatgtaaactggggggagtgggggtggggggaatcattGCTCAAggattaactgggtgttgattggcagg contains the following coding sequences:
- the BET1 gene encoding BET1 homolog, whose product is MRRAGLGDGAPAGNYGYTNSGYSVYEEENERLTESLRTKVSAIKSLSIEIGTEVKNQNKMLSEMDNDFDSTGGLLGATMGRLRTLSRGSQTKLLCYMMLFALFVFFVIYWIIKLR